The Phormidium yuhuli AB48 DNA window ATGTGCGGCAAGCCTATCGAAAAATGGTATTAATTTATCTCTAACGAAGCTAGTTTGAGGTCAAATGAAAACTCCTTTGAATATTGTTCTTGACCAAATATATCAGGGTCTAAAAAACATTTACAATCAACAACTGGATCAGGTTGTCCTCTATGGTTCTCAAGCCAGGGGAGATGCAGAACCCGACTCAGACATTGATATTTTGATTGTTTTAAGGCAAGAATTTAGCTACTCCAAAGAAAGCAATAAAATCAGCAAGCTAATCGCAAATCTGTCTTTAGAACATGACACTTTAATTAGCTGTGCCTTAGCAACTCGTCGTCAACTTGAAGACTATAATAATAGTTTTTTCAGGAACGTCCGACGTGACGGAATTCGTCTATGACCCCAGAACAACAAAAACTTTTAGAAAAAGCCACTCGCAGCTTAGAAGCAGCCCGAGAGTTAAACCATAAAAACTTTCCCGATTTTGCTGCCTCTCGTACCTATTACGCGATGTTTTACATCGCCACAGCTTTTTTAGAGGGCGAAGGGCTATCTTATTCCAAACATTCAGCAGTCATTGCTGCATTTGGCAGACATTTTGCTCGCACGAAACGCATTCCAGTGAAATTCCATCGCTATCTCATTGATGCTGAAAGAATCCGCTTAAGAGCCGATTACAATACTGATTTGGATATCACAGAAGCCGATGTAGACGAAATCCTTGCTCATGGACAAGAGATGCTGGATTTCGCCTTAGCCCATCTCGATTCACTGCCTCCTCACTCGTCTTGACTAAGTCTCGCCCTTCATCGAGATAAATTCACGATTATCTAAAGACATTCAATTCTTGTCAATCGGATGCCCAGTGAAGCGAGAAAATTGCATCTTTCCCGCCCCATTCGGTCCCGATAGTGCCGCCAGTCCTTTAAGTTTTTTCTCGAAGTAAAGCAGTCCACCAATCCGACTTTCAACCCAAAAACTACCATGGACAAACTCATATTCCGGAATCTGGATTAACACAATGTCTCGCGGGTCTTTTTTCACCATTTCTTGAGTCAGAACCGGGAGGATTTGTTCCAAGAACGGATGCTCAACACGCTCGCCGCACTCAATAAACTCAGGATGGTCGGCAAATCGATCCATATAATACCCCCACAACTTCGCTAACTTCTTCTCCCGATTTAGTCTCATCTCGAGTTCCTTTAACTTTCTCAGATTAAATGAGGGTTGTGGGTTAAATTGTGACATCACTCAATGACCTTAGGAATTAACTTGAATCTGGCTTGAATAGAAAGAGAAGATAGGGACTCTAGTCGTTAGAGCGTTACAGTTGCCCTAGAGTTGTGGCGAATTACTAATGACTGACTACAGACACTCATTACCACAAATAACGTCTAATTGTCAAGACTCTAGTCCCCATTTTAGAGTCGGGTCCAAACCCCAAAACCATCTCTCTGAGTCAGACCTCGCCCAATCAAGAGAGTTTCTGCCCGTAACAGCCCAGTTTCTAATACCTCCATTTTTCTCAAATTCCCACAGTTCTACCAATGGTCATGCAGCGAAGGGCTGTTGCCCTCCTCGGAGTCCGATGTCTGGCCCGTCGGGGCAAAAAATGGGATGAGAAACCCGGCCAACTTCATTCAGAACATCCATCCAACTGTTAGAAAAAACTGATACTAGAACTCCGTCGGGACCTTCCAACAGGTTACCCTCTAAGACCGCAAAATGCAGACTCTAACCCCTCAGGACTATGACCCCCTGCTTAGCCTCTCACCACCTCCATCCGGATATTTTTTTTAAAGTTTCTGTAAAGTTTTCATGAAGTTTTCCGGTCACTGGGCTTAATCCTTGGCCCGGTGCGTCTTTTTGCTCTTTTGGAGTCTTGAGTGGTTGAACTCAAATACAGCGATACGGTAAAATTAGGTAACAAATTGGAGCCGTTTCCGTAAAACTTGCCCAAAAAAACTGACAGATAAAAATGGCCTTTTTTCAAAATTGCCCCAAAATCCGGGTGCTTCATCTTAGCTTTAAAAACCCCTGGTGAACGAGGGTTTATAGTGGTGAAATCAAACGACTGACTTGCCTCATCACCGAGTCCCGGAGCATCTACCCATGTTTCTCTCCAACTTCGCCGCTTGGCTAACTCACCAGCTCAAACAGGAACGCCGCCAACAGGAACAACTCGAAGATTTAACCCAAACCTTCATCCTCGAACCGATTTACACTCCCAGCGGAATCACCGATGGCGGGGACGACTCAGAAGGACTAGACCTCGACCCCATCGACGACCTGAGCGACATCGATGACCTCAGCAACAGTTCCGACTGGGATGGCGACGACAGCAGTGACGAGGTGATGGATGAGGGAGATGAGAGTCTGGGGGATGACGAGGGAGAGATGGTGGAAGACCCCGTTAACCTCGACAACGACGACATCAGCGATGAGGACATTGGTGAGGAAATTCCTTTCGTAGATGAGTCGGAAGAAGGCGAGACGGACGCGGATGAGGAGATTTCCGACGAGTTAGATGAGTCGGAAGAAGGCGAGACGGACGCGGATGAAGAGATTTCTGATGAGTTAGATGAATCCGAAGAAGGCGAGACGGACGCGGATGAAGAGATTTCCGACGAGTTAGATGAGTCGAAAGAAGGCGAGACGGACGCGGATGAGGAGATTTCCGACGAGTTAGATGAGTCGGAAACCGATGATGACATCTCTGATGAAGCTGATGAGTTAGATGAGTCGGAAACCGATGATGACATCTCTGACGAAGCCGAGGACGAAGAAGCCGGGGACGCTGAAGCCGAGGACGAGGTGGATGACGAGGACGAAGACCTACTCGATGATGAAGATGAGAACGAGGATGATGAAGATGAGGACGAAGATGAAGTCCCCTTCAGCTTTAGTGTTCTCGACTTCAACCGAGGTGTGTTCCGAGTGGGGAGTAGCGGTGAAGTTGGCGTAGACTTCCTCTTTGACGGTGG harbors:
- a CDS encoding nucleotidyltransferase domain-containing protein; translated protein: MKTPLNIVLDQIYQGLKNIYNQQLDQVVLYGSQARGDAEPDSDIDILIVLRQEFSYSKESNKISKLIANLSLEHDTLISCALATRRQLEDYNNSFFRNVRRDGIRL
- a CDS encoding HEPN domain-containing protein, which produces MTPEQQKLLEKATRSLEAARELNHKNFPDFAASRTYYAMFYIATAFLEGEGLSYSKHSAVIAAFGRHFARTKRIPVKFHRYLIDAERIRLRADYNTDLDITEADVDEILAHGQEMLDFALAHLDSLPPHSS